A stretch of Physeter macrocephalus isolate SW-GA chromosome 6, ASM283717v5, whole genome shotgun sequence DNA encodes these proteins:
- the AMIGO2 gene encoding amphoterin-induced protein 2, which produces MSLRLHALPSLPGVVRPGCRELLCLLVITVTASRGASGVCPTACICATDIVSCTNKNLSKVPGNLFRLIKRLDLSYNRIGLLDSEWIPVSFVKLNTLIIRHNNITSISMDSFSTTPNLKCLDLSSNKLKTVKSAVFQELKVLEVLLLYNNHISYLDPSAFGGLSQLQKLYLSGNFLTQFPMDLYVGRFKLAELMFLDVSYNRIPSLPMHHINLVPGKQLRGIYLHGNPFVCDCSLYSLLIFWYRRHFSSVMDFKNDYTCRLWSDARHFHQVLLPQDSFMNCSDSVINGSFRALGFIHEAQVGERLIVHCDSKTGNVNTDFMWVGPDNRVLEPDKEIENFHIFPNGSLVIESPRFEDAGVYSCVAMNRQRLLNETVDITINVSNFTVNRSHAHEAFNTAFTTLAACVASIVLVLLYLYLTPCPCKCKPKRRKNMLNQSNAQASILTPGPESDAPADERKAGAGKRVVFLEPLKDTATGQNGKVRLFPSETVIAEGILKSTRVKSDSDSVNSMFSDTPFVAST; this is translated from the coding sequence ATGTCTTTACGTTTACACGCACTGCCCAGCCTGCCTGGAGTTGTCAGACCGGGCTGCAGGGAACTGCTGTGTTTGTTGGTGATCACGGTGACTGCGAGCCGTGGGGCCTCCGGGGTGTGCCCCACCGCTTGCATCTGTGCCACTGACATCGTCAGCTGCACCAACAAAAACCTGTCCAAGGTGCCTGGGAACCTTTTCAGACTGATCAAGAGACTGGATCTGAGTTATAACAGAATTGGGCTTCTGGATTCTGAGTGGATTCCGGTATCGTTTGTAAAGCTGAACACCCTCATTATTCGGCATAACAACATCACGAGCATTTCTATGGACAGTTTTTCCACCACTCCAAATCTGAAGTGTCTTGACTTATCATCCAACAAGCTGAAGACTGTGAAAAGTGCAGTGTTCCAAGAGTTGAAGGTTCTGGAAGTGCTCCTGCTTTACAACAATCACATTTCCTATCTCGACCCTTCAGCGTTTGGAGGTCTCTCCCAACTGCAAAAACTCTACTTAAGTGGAAACTTTCTCACGCAGTTTCCCATGGATTTGTACGTTGGAAGGTTCAAGCTGGCAGAACTGATGTTTCTAGATGTTTCTTATAACCGGATCCCCTCCCTGCCGATGCATCATATAAATTTAGTGCCAGGAAAGCAGCTGAGAGGCATCTACCTTCATGGCAACCCGTTTGTCTGTGACTGTTCCCTTTACTCGTTGCTGATCTTTTGGTATCGTAGGCACTTCAGCTCAGTGATGGATTTTAAGAATGATTATACCTGTCGCTTGTGGTCTGACGCTAGGCACTTCCATCAGGTGCTTCTGCCCCAGGATAGCTTTATGAACTGCTCTGACAGTGTCATCAATGGTTCCTTCCGTGCCCTTGGCTTTATTCATGAGGCTCAAGTGGGGGAAAGGCTGATTGTCCACTGTGATAGCAAGACTGGTAACGTGAATACCGATTTCATGTGGGTCGGTCCAGATAACAGAGTGCTGGAGCCcgataaagagatagaaaacttTCACATATTTCCCAATGGAAGTCTGGTTATAGAAAGTCCTCGTTTTGAGGATGCTGGAGTGTATTCCTGTGTTGCAATGAATCGGCAACGTCTGTTAAATGAAACTGTGGATATCACAATAAACGTGAGCAATTTCACCGTAAACAGATCCCATGCTCACGAGGCATTTAACACAGCTTTTACCACTCTTGCAGCCTGTGTGGCCAGCATTGTTTTGGTACTTCTGTACCTCTATCTGACACCGTGTCCCTGCAAATGTAAACCCAAGAGACGAAAAAATATGCTAAACCAAAGCAATGCCCAGGCATCTATTCTCACTCCTGGCCCTGAAAGCGATGCCCCCGCCGATGAACGGAAGGCAGGGGCGGGGAAAAGAGTGGTGTTTTTGGAACCCCTGAAGGATACTGCAACAGGGCAGAATGGGAAAGTCAGGCTCTTTCCCAGTGAAACGGTCATAGCTGAGGGCATCTTAAAGTCCACGAGGGTGAAATCTGACTCAGATTCAGTCAATTCAATGTTTTCAGACACACCCTTTGTGGCGTCCACTTAA